The genomic region GATGCTGTCGTTCAGCTCCCGCAGCCGTGCCGCGTTTGTCTGCTCGGTCATCTCGCCGGTCCTCCCAGTGCTGTGATGATCTCGTCGGCCGCCGTCTCGCCGGAGCGGACGCAGACCGGAATGCCGACACCGTCGTAACCGGCGCCGGCCAGGGTCAGTGTGGGATGGGCGATCCGCAACGCCGTACGCGCGGCGGCCACCCGGTCGGCGTGCCCCGGGGTGTACTGCGGCAGCGAACCGCCCCACCGCTGCACGTGCCCGTCGACAGGTGCGGGAAGCGGCACGCCGAGCACCGCCGACAACTCCCGGTGCACTGTCGCGGCCAGGTCCTCGTCCGGGCGTTGGAGCTGCGCCTCCTCGCCGTACCGGCCCACCGACGCGCGGACCAGCGCCAGCCCGTCCGGCCGACGCAGGTGCCCCCACTTCGTGGTGAAGAACGTCGACGCCTTGATCAGCAGTCCTTCGGTGCTCGGCACCAGAAAACCGGACAGCTCGGGCAACTCAGGTTGCGGCAGCGCCAGTGTGACAAGGGCGACGCTGGCGTAGTCCAGCTCTCCGACGGCTGCGGCGGCTGCCGGTGCCGGCCCGCTGAGCAGTCGGGCCGCCGGCCGGGCCGGCACCGCCAGCACCACGGCGTCCACGTCGATCAGCTCGGGCTCCCGGGTGGGGCCGACGGTGAGCCGCCAGCCCGTGGCCGTGGGCGTCACCTCACGGACGGCGGCGTCACGTCGTACCGTCGCGCCGCTCGCCGTCGCCGCCGCGTCCACGAGAGTGCTCAGCCCGCCAGCCAGGGTGCCGAAGACCGGGGCGCCGGGGGCACGCGGCGCGGCGGCCTGCGCCGCACGGACCGCCCCGACCAGCGTGTGTTCGACCCGGGCGGTGCGCGCCAGCGCCGGCATCGTGGTGACCAGGGAGAGGTCGTCGGCGCGGCCCGCGTACACGCCGCCCAGCATCGGGTCGACAAGCCTGTCGACCACCTCGTCGCCGAAGCGAGCCCGAACCAGCGCGCCCACCGAGACGTCCATGCCGGGCTCGACAAGCGGCCGGCCGCCGTCGGTGTCGGCGTCCGCGGTCGGCCGGGCGACGGTGGTCACCCGTTCCAGATCCCCGGGTACGCCCACAAGCGTGCCGCCCGGGATGGGGCGCAGCATGCCGTCGACGACGAGGGCCGCCTGCCCGACGGTGGGGTGCACGATCTGGTCGGCAAGCCCGAGCCTGCGGACCAACGCCACAGCCCCGCTCTCGGCCCCGGTCGGATCACGCAGCAGGAAGGACTCGGCCCCGAACTCCACCGGCTGACCGGCAAGCTCCCCGGTGCGCAGCTTGCCACCCAGCACACCGGACTGCTCGTACACCGTGATCTCGGTGCCGGCCGGGGCACGGTCGCGCAACCGGACCGCGGCGGCCAACCCGGCGATCCCGCCGCCGACCACCGCCACCCGCCAGGGCTGCCCCATCGCGTGTCAGCCCTGGTCAGCCCGGCGGCTGGACAGCTCGTGCACAAGCGCGACCACCCGGGTCAGCACCTCCGGGTCGGTCTCGGGCAGCACGCCGTGACCGAGGTTGAACACGTGTCCGGGTGCGGCCCGACCCTGGTCCAGGATGCGGCGCACCTCGGCCTCCACCACCGGCCACGGCGCGAGCAGTACGCACGGGTCCAGGTTGCCCTGCACCGCCTTGTCCGGGCCGATGCGGCCGGTGGCCACGTCCAGCGGGGTACGCCAGTCCACGCCGACCACGTCCGCGCCGGCCTCGCCCATCGCGCCGAGCAGCTCGGCGGTGCCCACCCCGAAGTGGATCCGCGGTACCCCGGCGTGCGACCGCTCCGGCTCGGCGCGTCTATCGCCGCGCCCCGACCCGGAGCAGTCGTCGGCCAGCCCGCTCAACACGGCGGTCGAGTGCGGCAGCACGTAGCGGCGGTAGTCGGCCTCGGAGAGGGTGCCCGCCCACGAGTCGAACAGCTGCACCGCGGACACGCCGGCCTCGATCTGCACCCGCAGGAAGGCGAGCGTCACCTCGGCCAGCCGGCCGGCGAGCGCGTGCCACAGCTCCGGGTCGCCGTACATCAGCGCCTTGGTCTTCGCGTGGGTCCGCGACGGACCGCCCTCGACCAGGTAGCTGGCAAGTGTGAACGGGGCGCCCGCGAAACCGATCAACGGGGTGTCGCCCAGCTCGACCACCAACTGCCGGACGGCCTCGTCGACGTACGGGACGTCGTCGCGGGTGATCAGGCGGATGCGCTCCACGTCGGCGGCGCTACGGATCGGTTCGGCGACCACCGGGCCGGTGCCCGGCACGATGTCCAGGTCGATCCCGGCCGCGGCGACGGGCACCACGATGTCGCTGAACAGGATGGCCGCGTCGACACCGTGCCGGCGTACCGGCTGAAGGGTGATCTCGGTTACCAGATCGGCGCGGCGGCAGGACTCCAGCATCGGCACGCTCGCCCTGATCTCCCGGTACTCCGGGAGCGAGCGGCCGGCCTGGCGCATGAACCAGACCGGTGTGTGCGGGCCAGGGCGACGCCGGCAGGCCCTGATGAAGGGCGAGTCGGCGGGGCCGCCTGGGCGCGGGTCTCCGTCTCGGGCGGCAGTGCCCGTGGTTTCCGTGGTCATCGCCGCAATCCTTCCACGCCCTGCACCCCCACCCCACCTGGGGTGAAAGGAAGGGCACCTTCTTAACGCCTCCGGTAGAGCAGGGGCCCCCTCCTAACATCGGAGCACGGTGCGGGCAGGCTCTGGTGGGCGATATGCACTGCCGCGCCCGCAGGCGCGGCCGCCGCCGTCGGATAGGGCGTCGGGGCGCCGTCGGATGGGGCCTCGGCGCGCCGTCGAAGCGGGTGGGCCGACGGCGGCATAGGCTGCCGACATGGCCCCCCCGATCGCGCTCCCGGAGACCTTCGTCCGCGCGGTCGCCGGACTGCGGTCGCCGGCGCCTCGGCCGGAGATCACGCTGGAGGAGGTCGGCGCCCCCCAGCGGCTGGCGCCCTACACGTTCGCACTCTCCGCGGCGGTGCTGCGCGACGGCGACGAGGTGGCCACCGGGCGGCTGATCCTGCTGCACGACCCGGCCGGGCACGAGGCGTGGCAGGGCACCCTGCGGCTTGTCACCTACGTGACCGCCGAGCTGGAGGTAGACCTCGCCGCCGACCCGCTGCTGCCCGGCGTCGGCTGGACCTGGCTGACCGACGCCCTGGAAACCCAGGAGGCGGCCCACCGCGCGATCGGCGGAACTGTCACCCAGACCATGTCGACCCGGTTCGGTGATCTGGCCGGCTCACCGACCGCCGGGGACATCGAGATCCGCGCATCCTGGACGCCGGTGACCGACGACCTCGCCCCGCACCTGCTGGGCTGGTGCACGCTGCTCGCCTCCACGGCCGGCCTCCCGCCGCCCGGGGTCACCGCCCTCTCCGACCGCCGGGCAGCCGGCACCGCCTGACGCCGCCCCGCCCGTTCACACGGGTCGGGGCGGACGTCGGTCGGGCTTACAGGTAGTTCTCCGCCTCGTCGCAGACCTTGTCGAGACCCTTCATCGCCGCGTCGTACGCGCTCCTGTTGCCGGCCGCCGCCGCGCCGAGCGCGGTGGTCAGCTTGTCCAGGCAGCTGGCGATCACCTTCTTCTGCCGGGCCTGCTCGTCGCGGTCGTTGCGGGTGCCGGTCAGGTCCTGCTCGGTGTTGTCGAGCTTGTCCTGCATGGTCTTCAGGTCGGTCTTGAGCTTGGAGATCTCGGTGGTGTTGGCCGCGATGGTGCCGTCACGCTCGCTGACCTGGCTGGTGAGGCGCTTCTCGGTACGGTTCAGCTCGTTGTTCTTCGTCACGAACAGCCCGGTCATCACCCCGCTGACAACGAAGAGCAGACCGGCCACCAGAGCCAGCACCAGCACCGCGCGACCCTTGCGGGGCGGCTGCGCGGCGGCCGGTCCGTACTGCGGCGCACCGGGCGGGCCCGACATCGGCTGCCCGTACGACGGACCGGAGACCGGCGGCGCGGACATCGGCGGGGCGGACATCGGCTGCCCGTACGCCCCACCGGAGACCGGCGGCGCGGAGACCTGACCGCCGTACGGCGGGGCGCTGGCCGGGTAGCCCGGCGTCGGCTGGCCGGTGCCGTACTGCGACGGCGTGGGCTGGCTGGTGCCGTACTGCGACGGCGTCGGCTGGCCGGTGCCGTACTGGGGGGCGGCCTGACCCGACGCGTACTGCTGCGGCGTGGGCTGGCCGGGCTGCGGCGGGGTGGCCTGGCCGTGCGCGTACTGCTGCTGCGGCGTGGCGTGGCCCGGCGCGTACTGCTGCGGTGGGTTCGGCAGTCCGGCCGGCGAGCCCGGCGGCGTCGGTGCGGCCGGCGGGTAGCCCTCCGGTCCGGACGGTGGCTGGGACATGATGTTGTTCCTCCAGGTGAGCGGGTCGTCCGCCGGTAGGCGCGACGGACCGGGTACGGCGAGGTTGTGCGGGTCCGAGGACCCGGCCGGGATCGGGGAAAGGCCGGCGGTGGCCGGGGATGGTGCGGGCGTGCGGAGCCGTCCGATCAGCAGATCTTGAAGCCGTCGCAGGCGACCTTGATCGGTACGGCCAGGCCGATGCCCTCGGCGTCGCGGGCCTTGGCGGTGGCGATACCGACCACCTGCTTGCTGCCGTTGATCACCGGCCCGCCGGAGTTTCCGGGGTTGATCGGGGCATCGAACTGGATTGTCGGTCCGGAGGAACCCTGGGCGGAACGCAGGGCGCTCACCACGCCGGTGGTGACGCTGTCCTCCAGGCCGAGTGGAGCGCCGACGACGATGATCTGCTGGCCGGATTTCACTGCGGTGGGTGCGGTGACCAGGCCGGTGAACTTGTTGGTCGTCCGCAGGTGCGCCACATCGTTGGTCTTGTCGACCTTGACGATGGTGGCCGGGAAGCGCTGGTCGGTGCGTTCCAGGAAGACCTGGCGCCCGCCGCCCTCCCAGACCGCTTCGACAACGTGGAAGTTGGTGAACAGGTTGGTCCCACCGTCGGAGGTCGGCTTGCCCACCGCGAACGCCGAGCCGGTGAACTGACCTGCACGCACCCGGAACACGCTGGGCAGCACGGCGCTGGCCACCGCCTCCGGGTTGAACGCCGCGCCGGCCTGCTTCTCCAACTCGTCCGCGCGAGTCTCCAGGCCGTCGAGGCGGAGGGCGTCGCCTTCCTGGCCCTGCGCCAGCCGCTTGTCGGTGGCGGCGAGCCGGTCGCCGAGCCTGTCGAGTTGGTACGCCTGCACTCCGGTCACGGCCGCCAGAAGCACGACAAGTGCCGTGGCGAGGACCATCGGCAAGCGACGACGGCCGGGCTGGGCCGGTGATGGCGGGGCGTACGGGCCGCCCGGCGTCGAGCCGTACGGCGTCGGTGGCGGGCCACCCTGGGGCGTTGCCGTGCCGTACGGAAGTGGTGCGGGGCCGCGCGGCGCGGCCGGCGGGTTGGCCTGGGGCGCCGCACTCCACTGGGCGGCGTTGGGTGGGGGTGCCCAGCCGGTGCGGGGCGCCGGCACGGCCTGCGGGTGGACTGTGCCGCCGGTCTGCGCCGCCGGCCAACTGGCGCCTGCGGGTGGGTGCGGCTCGATGCGCGGTGGCAGCGGTCCCGGTCGCCCGGCTCCTGCTCCGCTCATGTCGTGAGGCGCGGCCCCCTCCGGTCGGCCGTCCTGCGCGCCGAAGCCAGCCGTCATGATCGCCTTGCCCTCCCGTGATCTTCCTGTGCCGCCCGTCGATCTGATTGTCACCCGATCGCGGGCTCGCGGCTCGATGGACCGTACCTGCGTGAACGGGCTTTGTCTCCCCCGATGTCCGGCATCCGAATGGACATCTTGTGGCCAGCCGATCGACACACGCCGGACCGGCTGCACCCGCAATATCGGCGCGCGCACTAGGGTTGGCAGGTGACCGACGAACCACCCCTGCGCCGTCGGCCCACCGAAGAACTCCCGGGACACGCACCCCACCACCCGCCGTCGGCCCAGCCGCAGCAGGCAGGCGAGGGGCCCGACCCGACCGACGGTGGGCCAGTTCCGCTGATCGCCCCGCGTGACGGCACCCCCGACCCGGTGGCCGCCCCGGCGGAGCTTGCCGAGGTCGTGGCCCGCTTCGCGGCGGGCACCGGCCCGGTTGCCCTGGACGCCGAACGCGCCTCCGGCTACCGCTACAGCCAGCGCGCCTACCTGGTGCAGCTGCGCCGCGCGGGTGCCGGCACGGCGCTTATCGACCCGCTTCCGCTGCCCGATCTCAGCACGCTGGACGCGGTGATCGGCGAGGCCGAGTGGGTGCTGCATGCCGCGAGTCAGGATCTGCCGTGCCTGGCCGAGGTCGGTTTGCGTCCGCGCCGGCTCTTCGACACGGAACTGGCCGCTCGGCTGGCCGGGTTCGAGCGGGTCGGCTTGGCCGCGCTGACCGAGCAGCTACTCGGATTCACCCTTGAGAAGCATCACTCGGCAGCCGATTGGTCAAGTCGTCCGCTGCCCGAGTCGTGGTTGACCTACGCGGCCCTCGACGTGGAGCTGCTCACCGATCTGCGGGACGCGCTCGACGCCGAGTTGACCCGGCAGGGGAAGTCGGCCTGGGCCGCCGAGGAGTTCGCCGCGCTGGTGCGGACCGGCGCCAAACCGCCCCGGGTCCGCGCGGAGCCCTGGCGACGCACGTCCGGCATCCACCGGGTGCGGGGGGCGCGGGCTCAGGCCCGGGTGCGCTCGTTGTGGTACGCCCGGGACCAGATCGCTTCCCGGCGGGATGCCGCGCCCGGTCGGGTGCTGCCGGACTCGGCGATCGTCGCCGCCGCCGAGTTGGACCCGAAGGACGAGAAGACGCTGTTGACGCTGCCGGGCTTCGGTGGCCGGTCGGTTCGCCGGCTGGCCCGCACGTGGCTGGCCGCGCTCGACGACGCCCGTCAACTGCCCGACGACGCGCTTCCGGTCACCCCTGCTGTGGAGGGTCCACCTCCGCCGCACCGGTGGGCCGAACGGGACCCGGTGGCGGCGGGCCGGTTGGCCCGCTGCCGGGAGGTGGTGGTCCGCATCGCGGGCGAGCACAACCTGCCCCCGGAGAATCTGATCACCCCCGATTCGGTACGCCGGCTGGCGTGGACCCCGCCGGAGGAGCTCACCGAGGAGACGGTGGCGGACACGCTGCGTGGCTTCAACGCCCGCGAGTGGCAGATCGGCCTGCTGACCGCTGAGCTGACCGCGGCCCTGTCCCCCTCGACCTGATCGCTGGCGTGCCGCCCCATCCCTGGTGTGCCGCTTCCCGACGCCCGGCGGTGTGGGGTGGGCCACAGCGGGGCGTGCGGACGAGCTGGTTACTGACGAGTAGCATTCGGGGGAAACGTGCCCGTGTCGGCGACCCTGCTTCGTTCCGAGTGCTGCCTGCCGGCGCCAAGGCCGGAACATGGTCGAATAGGAGGCTCAAGTGCCCCGTGAAGTCCGAGATGTCGTCTTCGTCGACGGCGTCCGTACCCCGTTCGGCAAGGCGGGTGGCATGTACGCCAACACCCGCGCCGACGACCTGGTGATCCGCTGTATCCGGGAACTGCTGCGCCGTAACCCGCAGCTGCCGCCGGAGCGGGTCGAGGAGGTCGCCATCGCGGCCACCACCCAGATCGGTGACCAGGGCCTCACCATCGGCCGCACCGCCGCGCTGCTGTCCGGGCTGCCCAAGACCGTTCCCGGCTTCGCCATCGACCGGATGTGCGCCGGCGCCATGACCGCGGTGACCACCGTCGCCGGTGGCATCGCCATG from Micromonospora profundi harbors:
- a CDS encoding ribonuclease D — encoded protein: MTDEPPLRRRPTEELPGHAPHHPPSAQPQQAGEGPDPTDGGPVPLIAPRDGTPDPVAAPAELAEVVARFAAGTGPVALDAERASGYRYSQRAYLVQLRRAGAGTALIDPLPLPDLSTLDAVIGEAEWVLHAASQDLPCLAEVGLRPRRLFDTELAARLAGFERVGLAALTEQLLGFTLEKHHSAADWSSRPLPESWLTYAALDVELLTDLRDALDAELTRQGKSAWAAEEFAALVRTGAKPPRVRAEPWRRTSGIHRVRGARAQARVRSLWYARDQIASRRDAAPGRVLPDSAIVAAAELDPKDEKTLLTLPGFGGRSVRRLARTWLAALDDARQLPDDALPVTPAVEGPPPPHRWAERDPVAAGRLARCREVVVRIAGEHNLPPENLITPDSVRRLAWTPPEELTEETVADTLRGFNAREWQIGLLTAELTAALSPST
- a CDS encoding DUF3000 domain-containing protein, translated to MAPPIALPETFVRAVAGLRSPAPRPEITLEEVGAPQRLAPYTFALSAAVLRDGDEVATGRLILLHDPAGHEAWQGTLRLVTYVTAELEVDLAADPLLPGVGWTWLTDALETQEAAHRAIGGTVTQTMSTRFGDLAGSPTAGDIEIRASWTPVTDDLAPHLLGWCTLLASTAGLPPPGVTALSDRRAAGTA
- the hemG gene encoding protoporphyrinogen oxidase; translated protein: MGQPWRVAVVGGGIAGLAAAVRLRDRAPAGTEITVYEQSGVLGGKLRTGELAGQPVEFGAESFLLRDPTGAESGAVALVRRLGLADQIVHPTVGQAALVVDGMLRPIPGGTLVGVPGDLERVTTVARPTADADTDGGRPLVEPGMDVSVGALVRARFGDEVVDRLVDPMLGGVYAGRADDLSLVTTMPALARTARVEHTLVGAVRAAQAAAPRAPGAPVFGTLAGGLSTLVDAAATASGATVRRDAAVREVTPTATGWRLTVGPTREPELIDVDAVVLAVPARPAARLLSGPAPAAAAAVGELDYASVALVTLALPQPELPELSGFLVPSTEGLLIKASTFFTTKWGHLRRPDGLALVRASVGRYGEEAQLQRPDEDLAATVHRELSAVLGVPLPAPVDGHVQRWGGSLPQYTPGHADRVAAARTALRIAHPTLTLAGAGYDGVGIPVCVRSGETAADEIITALGGPAR
- the hemE gene encoding uroporphyrinogen decarboxylase, which produces MTTETTGTAARDGDPRPGGPADSPFIRACRRRPGPHTPVWFMRQAGRSLPEYREIRASVPMLESCRRADLVTEITLQPVRRHGVDAAILFSDIVVPVAAAGIDLDIVPGTGPVVAEPIRSAADVERIRLITRDDVPYVDEAVRQLVVELGDTPLIGFAGAPFTLASYLVEGGPSRTHAKTKALMYGDPELWHALAGRLAEVTLAFLRVQIEAGVSAVQLFDSWAGTLSEADYRRYVLPHSTAVLSGLADDCSGSGRGDRRAEPERSHAGVPRIHFGVGTAELLGAMGEAGADVVGVDWRTPLDVATGRIGPDKAVQGNLDPCVLLAPWPVVEAEVRRILDQGRAAPGHVFNLGHGVLPETDPEVLTRVVALVHELSSRRADQG
- a CDS encoding trypsin-like peptidase domain-containing protein; its protein translation is MTAGFGAQDGRPEGAAPHDMSGAGAGRPGPLPPRIEPHPPAGASWPAAQTGGTVHPQAVPAPRTGWAPPPNAAQWSAAPQANPPAAPRGPAPLPYGTATPQGGPPPTPYGSTPGGPYAPPSPAQPGRRRLPMVLATALVVLLAAVTGVQAYQLDRLGDRLAATDKRLAQGQEGDALRLDGLETRADELEKQAGAAFNPEAVASAVLPSVFRVRAGQFTGSAFAVGKPTSDGGTNLFTNFHVVEAVWEGGGRQVFLERTDQRFPATIVKVDKTNDVAHLRTTNKFTGLVTAPTAVKSGQQIIVVGAPLGLEDSVTTGVVSALRSAQGSSGPTIQFDAPINPGNSGGPVINGSKQVVGIATAKARDAEGIGLAVPIKVACDGFKIC